Below is a window of Terriglobia bacterium DNA.
TTGGCTTATTCTGGATCTGGCCAGACTTTTCCACAGGCTTTTCCACAATCTTTGTTCACAATCCGGTAACACGGGCTTTTAGTTTACATAATAGCCCTTATAAGCATATTGGCAGAGTAGCGACTTCAATTTCAGCCGTAGGCTATAATGGCGTTGATGTCCCATCTGGATCAGCTTCAGCGCCCTATGCGGGACCTGCGGATCTCCGTCACGGATCGATGCAACTTTCGTTGTACCTATTGCATGCCTTTCGACGAGTACACGTGGATCGAGCGGCAACAAGTTCTGTCTTTCGAGGAGATTGAACGGGTTGTCCGGCTGTTTCTGGATTTCGGCATTCAAAAAGTCCGGCTGACGGG
It encodes the following:
- a CDS encoding radical SAM protein, whose product is MSHLDQLQRPMRDLRISVTDRCNFRCTYCMPFDEYTWIERQQVLSFEEIERVVRLFLDFGIQKVRLTGGEPLVRKDLHSLVKRLSAIEGLNDLSLTTNGALLAEQASDLHKAGLSRINVSIDTL